A stretch of the Ornithodoros turicata isolate Travis chromosome 4, ASM3712646v1, whole genome shotgun sequence genome encodes the following:
- the LOC135392232 gene encoding uncharacterized protein K02A2.6-like: protein MRDKVSAELDRLCEAGVLTPVTHSEWATPIVPVMKKDGTVSICGDFKVTLNQVCDVEQYPLPKIEDMFASLSGAGCFSKLDLRDAYQQIPLDEDSQKIAVINTHRGLYSYKCLPYGIVSAPAIFQRRMESLLREIPGTQVFLDDILIGEREANFGQTLHKVLQRLQDNGVRLREDKCEFHMSEILYLGHRIDKRELHPEEKKLRAIVEAPAPKDVQELRSFLGLLTYYRSFIRNMSSLLTPLYDLLKNNSV, encoded by the coding sequence ATGCGCGACAAAGTGTCCGCGGAACTTGATCGGCTGTGTGAAGCGGGAGTGCTCACACCGGTGACCCATTCCGAATGGGCGACACCTATCGTGCCCGTCATGAAGAAAGATGGTACAGTAAGCATATGCGGCGATTTCAAGGTTACGCTGAACCAAGTCTGTGACGTTGAACAATATCCTCTTCCGAAGATTGAAGACATGTTTGCGTCGCTTAGTGGAGCGGGGTGCTTTTCGAAATTGGACTTACGCGACGCATACCAGCAGATTCCACTTGATGAAGACTCACAGAAGATCGCGGTAATAAACACCCATCGAGGCCTGTACAGCTACAAGTGTCTACCCTATGGCATCGTTTCTGCGCCAGCGATCTTCCAGCGTCGGATGGAATCCTTGCTGAGAGAAATTCCTGGAACGCAAGTCTTTCTCGATGACATCCTTATTGGAGAACGGGAGGCGAACTTCGGACAAACCCTGCATAAGGTTCTCCAGCGTCTACAGGACAACGGTGTTCGCCTGAGGGAGGACAAATGTGAGTTTCACATGTCGGAAATTTTGTACTTGGGACATCGCATTGACAAAAGAGAACTTCATCCCGAAGAAAAGAAGCTGAGAGCAATAGTAGAAGCGCCAGCGCCGAAAGACGTGCAAGAATTGAGATCTTTCTTGGGACTGCTTACTTACTACCGCAGCTTCATTCGTAACATGTCCTCCTTGCTCACACCCTTGTACGACCTACTGAAAAATAATTCCGTCTGA
- the LOC135392230 gene encoding uncharacterized protein LOC135392230, with translation MRLSQNQTRHDQAQKKVQVRQQVCSSQGRKCSLEITGEDKNGFLECEAQVDQELQSILEYEQQLEAAITRTRRVLRTAVQLTSPVAPSAALGDSIHKGSISRSVSLPKLQIPKFGWKLQDRARFWEHFQATIHNNGALAPVEKYILCYVTEEARRAIDGISLSGTNYQKAVEALRQRFGGTELLAVEHIAKLLSLRAVQGSGDATHATSIIRRSLAPYEGLGIISNSAI, from the exons ATGAGGCTATCTCAAAACCAGACCAGGCACGACCAAGCCCAGAAAAAGGTTCAAGTTCGCCAACAGGTGTGCTCCAGCCAGGGGCGCAAGTGTTCGCTCGAAATTACGGGCGAGGACAAAAATGGATTCCTGGAGTG CGAAGCGCAGGTCGACCAGGAACTCCAAAGCATCCTGGAATATGAGCAGCAGCTCGAAGCGGCCATCACTCGCACGAGACGAGTCCTTCGAACGGCAGTACAGCTCACATCGCCGGTTGCGCCGTCCGCCGCGCTAGGCGATTCCATTCACAAAGGATCAATTAGCCGTTCTGTTTCCTTGCCGAAGCTGCAGATTCCAAAGTTTGGATGGAAGTTGCAAGACAGAGCCAGgttctgggagcactttcaggcAACGATCCACAACAACGGTGCGCTAGCTCCAGTCGAGAAGTATATCCTCTGTTACGTTACCGAAGAGGCCAGGCGCGCCATTGATGGGATCAGCCTTAGTGGAACTAATTACCAGAAAGCTGTTGAAGCCCTGAGGCAGCGGTTCGGAGGGACCGAGCTCCTTGCAGTCGAGCACATCGCTAAGCTGTTGTCACTCCGCGCAGTGCAAGGTTCCGGGGACGCGACGCACGCTACGTCAATTATTCGACGAAGTCTTGCGCCATACGAGGGTCTTGGAATCATTAGCAATTCCGCAATCTAG